One window of Mechercharimyces sp. CAU 1602 genomic DNA carries:
- a CDS encoding long-chain fatty acid--CoA ligase, whose protein sequence is MSVIVFATGGTTGKSRTVEHPWENYQFVTSTAAKVLSPLFRDLSVSSVANCLGAAGNLWGGFLFAHEICRLLQVEYYPFASIVDKDALCEAIDTFSIDTIICLPSFLNRLLCSENKSQLSSLKKFRH, encoded by the coding sequence ATGTCGGTCATAGTATTTGCAACCGGTGGGACTACGGGGAAATCCCGAACTGTCGAACATCCATGGGAGAATTATCAGTTTGTAACTTCCACGGCGGCCAAAGTCTTGTCACCTTTGTTTAGAGATCTATCAGTTTCGTCTGTCGCTAACTGTCTGGGTGCTGCTGGTAACCTTTGGGGTGGTTTTCTATTTGCTCATGAGATTTGTCGTTTGCTCCAAGTAGAATATTATCCTTTTGCATCTATTGTTGATAAAGATGCTTTATGTGAGGCTATAGACACATTCTCTATTGACACAATCATTTGCCTTCCCAGTTTTTTGAACCGTCTTTTGTGTTCTGAGAATAAATCTCAACTATCCTCCTTGAAAAAGTTCAGACACTAA